The Panthera leo isolate Ple1 chromosome A3, P.leo_Ple1_pat1.1, whole genome shotgun sequence genome contains the following window.
GAGTATTCAATCCTTTTTTTATGTACCTCGTGAACACTTGtataggtttcttttttaaagttcctcCCGCCtcttgttacatttatttaaaggaaTGATATAGGGATGCCttgtggctcaggtggttgagcatccaacttcggctcaggtcgtgatctcgcagtttgtgggtttgagacccgcactggtctctgtgctgacagctcagagcctggagcctgatttagattcatattctgtctccttctctctgcccctcccccacttgcactcagtctctttctctctctctctctcaaaaataaacattaaaatttttttaataaaaatagataaaggaaTGGTATAATTTTGTTGATAGTGTAagtgcaattttaaattttttattctgattactgcttgtttatattaaaaataggatttatcatttactaactgtgtgactttgggtggtTACCAAACCTCTCATGGCTTCAatcttttaacaaaattaaagatgTGTGATAATACCCATTTGAGAGGGTTCTTCTGAGACACAAATAAGACAGTACATATAACACAGTTAGTATAGGGTCTGGAACAGAGAAATAGTACATAAAGTAATcctcgtggggtgcctgggtggctcagtcggttaagcgtctgactcttggttttggctcaggtcatgatctcacagttcgtgggtttgagccctgtgttgagttctgtgctgtcagcacagaggctgtttGGGACTCtttgtgtccctctttctctgcccctcccctgctcatgctctctttctctcaaaataagtaaataaaaacgtttttaaaatgtaataaaaaaataaagtaatcttTGTGCCAGTGCTGCATTTTGCACTTGTCAGGCCAGAAGTTTGGGCACGGCTCTTGCCTACTGTCCAAGGTGTCCTGGGATCACGGCTTCAGTGCAGTGCAGCCGGTCCCCTGGAGAACGAGAGGGAGCCCTGGTTTGCATGCTTCTGGAAAGGGCAAAGGACACTGCGCTCCCTGTTCTCTCACCCTGAGTCTCTGCCCCCCACTTCCACTCGCAGCAGGAACTCAACACAAAAAGAGTTGTCTCAGGTCCAGAATGGCTAAACTGTACTTCTGAATAATTATATCCAACCCCCTCAAATTTAATAGACAAATGAAGCTCAGGGAGGGAAAGACATTTGTCCGAGGTCATCCAGCAAGTGGGGAGGCTGGACTGGGACTAGAACAAAGGTCCTCTGATTCCTAAGCCTGTGCACTTTCAACTCCACCCCGAATTCTCCTCTTTCTGTGAGAGCCTCCTTGTTCAAGGGCAGTGGAGCAGGTGGGTCAACAGCAGAGCCATGAGGTCATTCAAGTTTGCCTAACACACACCATCCACGATCTGCACTACTCGAGTCTGCCTGCCCCCATCTTGTGTGTCTCCGGAGGACACTGTTCACCGTCCACACTAAAGGATCAAGGACTTAGTGCATCTTGTCTCCTCATTCACATCTTAAAATAGAAAGCTGGGGGAGGGTATGGCTTAACCCAGAGGAATTATGGGTTAATGGAGGCATCTCAGGCACGGACAGGTGAGCAAGAGGGGATTTCCAGTGTCTCTCTTGAGAAGATCCCTGGggaacaagaaaggaaaggagggagggccaCTGGAGCTGGCTGGTCACACTGGCGGGCTGGCAGTAGCGGGGTCAGGATGTGGGGTCGATTGGAAAGAAACTGCCTGCTGTCTGTGcaaccttttgttttttattccctgGCCTTAGGCGAAAGGCAGCATcccctaaagaaatggagactcCAGTTGTGGGGTCAGTTAGTGGAGTTCTCATATTAAGCCCTAGGAATGGGCCTCTTCCACCCCTGCTCTCCTTCACATCCCGCTGAGGGGAGGGACACTCAGCCCCTCACCCATCTCCCTGGGGCTTCCAGGAGCACAAAAATCATGGGAGCCAGAAGCAAATGGAGCAGAAAGTGGTCTTTTATTGCAAAGTCAACGAGAGAAGCAGCCAAGTCCGGTCTTGGGCATCCTGAGTGAGAGCGAGAATGCGCTGGCCGGAGAGGGTGGTGCGACAGGGCCAGGGCCAGCAGCCCTGGGGACTTCACAGGGGCAGCAAGGACACGCCCCACCTGGCCGGGAGAGAAGAGGACCAGAGAAGTGATTCGGCAGGTCAAAGCACTCAGAGGCAGTGGAGGGCAGGATCACGTCCACGTGACGGCCCTCTCAGGTCGTCAGTTACAGGCTCAAAGAGCCTCAGTCCCTCCATCCCCTCTCCACAGCCTCCCTCTCACCCACCCAGGCTCATTCCCATTGCTCAGCCTTCTCTGTGCCCTCGGGGTCTCCTCCTGCTCCACCAGGTTCTCACCTCACTGGGGATCCAAGCAGGCCAGCCCACAAGGGCCCTGACAGCACTTCTTGGCCCCGGGGCACTCGGTATCCCTCAAACAGCGGTTAGGGGGGTTCATCATGGCGCACCGCATCAGAATGTTGGGGCAGGAGCCAGGCTTAGTGGACACTGGAACTTTGAGCAGATCTTTGGTTTTGACTGGATCTTGACCTCTAACCGGATCTTGTCCTTTGACCAGAACATGACCTTTGTCTGTGCCTTGCCCTTTAGGAGGAACGGTTGAAAGAAGAAATGTAGCCACATTTAGACCCAGTGCACCTGCTTCACTATCTAGTCTTTCCTCTTCGTCCAACCGCTGCTCTCTGCCGTGTTTCCCAAACCATGGCCGGAGATGGGGCAGGGTCATCTGGGCTAGCTGGGGTCTGTGCCCTAGGAAAGCTGTGCTCTGGGCTTTGGGGAGAGGGTCTACAGGACCACGGTTCCCTTGGGTATCCAtttctccccccgccctccaTGACAAGTCCTCTCAGGAGGAGAGGCCAGACAGGGGTGACTTCCAGAGGTGAGAAGGACACATTGTCATCTCTGAGGcaacttggggggtggggaaagagccCTGAAACATACACCAGGAGCCCTGAGCTCCCTCCTGGCTCTGGAGGTTGTCTGGACAATCAATGTCCTCCTTGGTAAAATGGGGGTCTTCAAACTACAGGATTTCTGAGGTCTTGTTGGTGTGCAATCTCCTTTTAGAGGCTGATTACTCAGGTGCTTTCTGGGGGCAGACAGGCAAACCCCACACCCAGACCCAGACTCCTGGGGTTCCCCACTTCATTGCACATTCTGCCCAGCTATCAACCCCTGAGGCCAACGCCACATGGCCACGCTTTGTCCGGCAATGGTCCTGATAGCTCAGTCTTAGCATGGAAAGCACATGATTCTACTGGACAACTTCTGCTCTCTCTGGATACAGCGGAAGCAGCCACAGACCAAAGCATTCGATCCAGCCTGCCTGCTGCCCCAGAGTGCTCCCTGCCAGGGCCCAATCCAGCCTCACCCAGGCCATTTGTCTACTCACCTGTGACAGCCGCCTGTGCTGCCAGAGTCCCAAGGATAAGGAACACCGCCAGGACCAAGAAGCTGCTGGGCCTCATGATGTCAGGAAGATGCGTGTGGCCAAGAGCTGAGGCCACCCCGTTTTATGCTGTCCAGCGTGGCCTGGAGCCAGGGGGCGGGCCTGTGCTTGTCTCTGGCACAAGACCTACATTTTCTTAATTCTACCAGGAAGTATCCACCCCTATCCTGGGAGGGGCCGTGGGACTTTCCCCAAGGATTGTTCACAGAAGAGAAATGGCAGATACCATGTCACATCAGCCTGGGAGCTGTCCCCCTTTCTCACAGAGAAGCAGGGCTGGCTGGCAGGTCCAGTGTTCTGAGTTCCCCCATTACTCCTGTTCCTGCGGGCCCCACCCAGATCCATCCTAACTGTTCACCCCTCCCAGCATCAAGGCTTTTCTTTCATGCCTTCCTGGCCCTGAGAAAAACTGTTGaagggaaatttgctttgaaagTCTAATGACAAATCACCTCACTTTGCTATTTCAATGGGTAGTCTCTGAGATGCACCACGAAAGTAATAGGGAAGGCGGGATTCTAGATCTCACAGAGCGACTCTAATCAAACTAATGCTGGGTGAAAAATTCAAGTCTCACAAGAACATATTTTGTTCTTAGACACGCTTGTGTCTAAGGCTCAAAACGAAGGCAAACTAATAGATTGTCTAGGCGCACTTAGATATGTGGTAAAACTCATTTACTCGGGGGGTAGATGAAAATGAGGAAGccatatacacacaaaatctaGGATCGTGGTTAACTCTGGAAGTGAGGGAAGAGACGTTCTGGATGGGTGAAAAGTACTCAGGTTGGTTTAAGTTTTTGGTTTCTGATAATGTGCTAGTACTTGGGTTGATTGGTGATTTCCCTtggggtgtgtgagtgtgtgggggtgggtggatgggtgcacgcacgtgtgcgtgtgtgtgtgcgcgcgcgcgcacgcgttTCCAAGGCTACGGGGTAAAATCATTTACGAATTATCTTCACCTTCCATAAACCCACACCTGTTGCTCTCTCAAGTGGTTTCCAGTCTTTTACTATCACGAAATACACATGTGACTTTTTGCATTAACTTGCAAGCTTGCTTCCCAGAAGCAGATTTGCTAGTACAAAGATTaaatgcatttgaatttttttcctggcATAGTGCAGTACGGTTAACAaatggattttatatttatttaatgtgtacaatatGATGTTTTCACGTGTGTGTACACTGTGAAGCGATTACCACAACCAGGCTCATGAACACATCCATCGACTCCTAGAGTTaccattttttaagtgcttttgaGATTTTTACAATCTTGTCTTAATTCGCTCAGTgggggctgtaccattttgtaccCGCACCGGCAGCGGGCGACACGTCCTGTGCCATTCCAGGCACACACGGTGCGTCTGATGTGGGGATGAGACTAATGTCTCAGTCTGGTAGGTGAGAAATGATACTTTACTGATGGCTTTAGTTAGCATCTCTCACATTTCCATGTTTGCACATTTTAGGAGCCCCTGACGTTTCTTCTTCTGAAAGCTTCTTTTCCTGTGCTCACTTTTCTATACATTCATTagcctttttcttcatttttaagcaCTCTTTATATATGATGGAGAAAGGTCCTTTGTGGCATGGTGTGCAAATGAAAACTTTAATGTCATGCTAAGACCTGCTCAGAACAGCTCAGGCCACCGTCCTTTCCTCGTCTTACCTGGACATTACCTCctattgtttgggtttttttgcacATAGTGAGAGTGTGTTCTTAATAGAGTTATATTAAACAAATCTGGCTATGGTTCTATTAAGAAGGCTGCACGTCCTATTAGTAGAGGTTCACCAAACAGTTGATGAGGGGATAGAGGTTAGGAAGGTAGgataggagaagaaaaaaaggtaaataaaagaaaaaagtattgttTCACCAAAAAACTCATCATGTCTGATGTGATCCTATTATACGTATAAATAGAAAAGGGATGAATATCACTAGATCTGTTTACTGAATCCTAGCAATGTTCATGAAATCCTAccaacagagaaaaacaagttagAGGGTAACATATGTGTTTGATAATACTTTGGTAGAAACACATACAACTGCTATGCATGGCTTTATTTatgtaggaaagaggaaaaagttaTGAAGGAATATATGCTACCCTATTAACATTGCTTACATCACTGTGATGGGAATAGGAAAAAGCAAGATAagtaagttttccttttttttttaaagcgtgtttattttgagagagagagaaaaggggaagggcagagggagagggagagggagaatctgaagcagattccatgctgtcagtacagagcccaacatagggcttgaactcacgaaccatgagatcatggcctgagctgatatcaagagagggacgcttaactgactgcgccacccaggcaccccaactaggTTTTCCATTATACATCtagtttctcagtttttcacttgTCACAACAAAAAGTCACTGTTGTGATcgaaaatatcaaagaaaattagcatcaataattaaaaaaaagaattcaaggggcgcctgggtggctcagttgattaagcagctgacttcggctcaggtcatgatctcatggtttgtgggttcgagcccagcatcaggctgtgtgctgacagctcagagcctggagcctgctttggattctgtgtctccccctctctctgtccctcccccactcatgctctgtctctctctctcaaaattaaataaaaaattttttaaaaaaggaaaaaagaattcaaggaaaCACGTGAATGAAGAAAAGAGTATAACGGACAGTAACATCTAAATAAACTATATACATGGAATATACACATGTAACCATTGGTGCCAGTGTTAATAAGGGGTGCTGAAAATATAAGTGtcataatgtaaaaatataatagtGCGTGTCGGGTATGATTCAGATGCAGTGGAAAGAAATCAGTCCAGGTAGTTCAAGCAGAAGAATCCAGCTATTGTGTGAACGCATTTGATTGTAAGAACTTGAATCACATCTGCAGTCCTGGAGATGAAAGAGTCTGGGACACATATCACTGGATTTCCAACTGCTGCAGGAAAGCATGCTGGGAGCAGCTGAAATGCACATCGATGAAGACACTGAACAGTGCATGTCACCAtccactctttttttctcctgccacTGTTCATGCCCCTGGTCCATCCCCTACTTACACTTCCAAACATCAGCAAATATTCACCTCCTAGAAGGAAGAGTGTGCACCTTGAGCGGGAAGTTGAGGTGAGCAGGGCTGAGAACAAGAAAGGTAAGGTACAGTGCTGGGAGGtgtccaaagaaaagaaataagaaaatgcatcCGGGAGAAGGAGGAGACGTATTGAGGAGAGAGGTCATCATCTTGAAACACCGGAGCAGTATCTCTTTGGCCATGGCCGATGGTAGGAGACCTCTTGTTTCAGACCAGTACGTAAGAATCGGGAAAAACCCAAGTATTTAAGGAACTGCCCATTATTGTAGCAACGGAGGAGGGAGCCCTTGAGCTAAGAAACTAAGAAACACCTTCCAACCCCCTTGCTAACCCCCCAtactccctcccaaccccccacacCCGTACCCCCGCTCCTACTATATTCCTTTCAATAGCTGGTCCTTGAAAATctagtgattttaaaataagaaagaaatttggaaatcaCATAAGccatacaaaaatactaattttgaaagcagaaatgagtcgcaaaacttaaaaacatttaaaatgggatttgggggtgcctgggtggctcagtcggttaaacatctgactcttgattttggctcagatcatgatttcacagtttgagggttcaagccctgctgtgctgacagcacagagcctgcttgggattctctctctccctctctctctgcccttcccccctgccctcccccctccccccgcacacGCTaacgtgctctctctccctctcaaaataaataaataaaatttcaaaaatatatacattaaaatgggattttaaaagTCCTAAGTGAAATGCCaccacaaaactgaaaaaatggaTATTCTAAAATGAACATGGAAAATTACTGAAACAAATTGAAAGTATGAAGAACCACATAAAGCAGAAatatagaaattcaaagaagCGATTGCAAGGTAGCAGGAAGATGTGAAGTGAAATCTGAAAGAgctcagaaaagaaattgaagacaaggagaaaaacaacgcacaaataaaaactaaggaaggaaaataaggaaagcaaagaacacaaaataaaaattaaaaacagctttaaaatgaTTACAGAGAAAGCCTTAAGTATAAAAAAGTCAGTAGAGACCCAACAGACATATAAATCAAGTCccacaaagaagaaaaccaaaacaacaaaataaaagaattatttaaaactgtaattgaggaaaatatttctgaaataaaagcagGCTTGAGTCTACATATTGAAAGTTCACATCGTGGAAAACACAAAAGGCATGCAAGTCAAGTATTTAGACTGTAAAGATAGAAAACAGAAGCCCTTAGGAAGCCATCACCCCtcaaaaaatccaaaatccaagCTAATCAGATTAAATGATAGCCCGAAAAGAGCAGAGccaaacttgaaagaaaaatatgcacTGAGGATTTTTTACACAGCTAATCTGTCTGTTAAGTAAAAAGGCTACAAGAATATATTTCTGAGCATGCAAGAACTCAAGGAAAATTGTTTCCAAGAGCTTTCCTGAGCGTTCTAAGGGATGAGATACACCCGACCCAGAAGGTTTGTAGGAATTACCAAAATGACTCATGTTGAAcactggacattttattttattttatattttttaattttaattaatttactttttaatttacatccaagttagttagcatatagagcaacaatgatttcaggagtagattccttactgcccctgaCCCATaagcccatcctcccctcccaaaacccctcctgtaaccctcagtttgttctccatatttatgagtctcttctgttttgtcccccttcctgtttttatattatttttgtttcccttccctgtgttcatctgttttgtctcttaaagtcctcatatgagtgaagtcataggatttttgtctttctctgactaatttcacttaacataataccctccagttccatccatgtagttgcaaatcgcaagatttcattctttttgattgccgagtaatactccattgtatatagataccacatcttctttatccgttcatccatcagtggacatttgggctctttccattgctgctataaatattggggtgcatgcgccccttcaaaacagcacacctatatcccttggatgaatgcttagtagtgcaatttctgagtcatagggtagttctatttctaattttttgaggaacctgcatactgttttccagagtggctgcaccaatttgcattcccaccagcagtgccaacaggttcctctttctccgcatcctcgccaacatctgttgttgcctgagttgttaatgtgagccattctgccaggtgtgaggtggtatctcatttgaACACTGGACATTTTAACTGCGGAAATAAGACTAAGGCAAAGTGGTAACAAACAGTATGTAAATATGCCATGCTGCGAGAACATATAAACAGTAAAACTTCCATcaacaggaggaagaggggaaggaaggtaaATAAAAGAGTAAGCTCGTTGATTGCTTTACATATAATAGTTTCAAGATGAAGgatatttaaaacacaataagCTTCAACAGAGTTAAACACTATCAGGATAATGAAAAGACCACccgcagaatgggagaaaagatttcCCATTCAGGCATCTGATAAGGGCCTAGTAtccaacaacaataaaaagataaatgacccaattttaaaatagtcaaaggcctaaatgtccatcaactgatgaatggataaagaagatgtggttgagaaagaatgaaatcctgccatttgcagcaacatggatagaactggagggtattatgctgagtagaataagtcagtcagagaaagagagatcatatgttttcactcatatgtggaacttgagaaacttaacagaagaccataggggaagggaagaggaaaaaataattacagagagggaaggaggcaaaccataagagactcttaaatacagagaacaaactgagggttgattgggggggtgggagagagggaaaaatgggggatgggcattgaggagggcacttattgggataaacactgggtgttgtatgtaagcgatgaaccacgggaatctacccccaaaaccaagagcacactgtccacactgtatgttagcaaacttgacaataaattatatttaaaaaattaataaaaattttaaaacatggtcaAAAGACTAGAATATACTTTTCTCTGGAGAAGATAGACAAAAGGTTGATGAGCACGTGAGaaggtactcaacatcattagccattaggaaaacGCAAACCCAAATCACAAGATACGACTTCACACCCTGTAGACtgactataaattttttttaattttaagtttatttatttattttgaaagagagagagagagagagagagagattgaaagagaatctgtcagcacagagcctgacacagggttaaaccaaagcaaaaccaaagaaacaaatatttgcagGATGGGATTAAAATAAGTGGTTATTAAGCTCATCTTATTAAATCCTCAGAACGAtcctgtaaaataaatattatctctattttata
Protein-coding sequences here:
- the PI3 gene encoding elafin — encoded protein: MRPSSFLVLAVFLILGTLAAQAAVTGQGTDKGHVLVKGQDPVRGQDPVKTKDLLKVPVSTKPGSCPNILMRCAMMNPPNRCLRDTECPGAKKCCQGPCGLACLDPQ